In Streptomyces sp. TLI_146, the genomic stretch AACAGCTCCTCACCGACGACCGCTACCGGCTGCGGACCGATCGCATCAGCCGAGCCGTCCGGCAGCAGGACGGCACCGCGGCCATCCTCGACGACCTCGCCCGGCCCCTGGGAAGCGGACACCTCACGGGATGATCTCGGCGGTGCAGTCCGGCAGATCGTCCAGGGGCGCGCCGTGCAGGAAACGCGTGAGGGCGGCGGCGAAGTCGGCGTCGCGTTCCAGGTGCAGCAGATGGTCGGCGTTCCTCATCACGAGGAAGGTGGCGCCGGGGATGGTGGCGGCGACGGCACGGTTGTCCTCGACGGTGGTGGCGGTGTCGTGTTCGCCGACGCCTACCAGGGCGGGGACGCCGGAGATCCCCCCTGCGGGAAGCGGGTCGCGCAGCAGCAGGAAGCCGCGGTCGAAGACGTAACGCACCAGGGGGTCGTGAGGGGACGCCGTGAGTTGGTCGAGCATCACGCGCGCGGCGGCCTTGATGAGCAGGTGGTGTTCGGCGGCCCGGGTGTTGGTCAGGACATCGACCAGTTCGGCCGCGGTGCGTCGGCGGGCCGCGGGAGAGTCGGCAGGTGTGGGCGCGGCTTCGCGGCGCAGGCCTTCATGGATGAGCGCGGTGAGTCGGGGGCTGGGGTGCGGGGCGGCGCCGAAGAGCATCAGCCGGGTGACGCGGTCGGGGTGCCGTTGGGCGAGCCGGTAGCCGATGGGGTAGCCGGAGGAGACGGCGAGGACGGCGAAGCGGGGGACGGACAGCTGGTCGACCGCGCTCAGGGCGGCGGCGGTGAGGTCGTCCCAGGAGAGGCTGGCACGGGCTTGTCCGGGTGAGCGGGCGGGCGGCAGGTCGGGGATCAGGACGGTGCGGTGGGGGGCGAGGTGGCGTTCCAGCCGTGCCCAGGAGTGCCGATTCTGCAGGCCGCCGCCGAGTACGAGCAGGGGTTCGCCGGTCGTCGCACGCGGGGTGACAACCCGGCAGGGGTAGGAGGCCGAGGGCCAGGCGATCTCGTGGTCGCGGATGCCGGTCTCGGTGAAGGTGTCGGCGTCGACATCGGTGGCGTGCATCGCCGGTCCTGCCGCGAGGTGGGTCACGCGTTGGCCGCCTGGTGACGCTCGATGAAGGCTGCCAGGTCAGCGATGGTGGAGTTGCCGGAGAGGTCTGTTTCGGTGATCACCACTCCGTGGTCGTCCTCGAGGACCATGGCCAGGACGGCGATGGCCATGGAGTCCACGCCCGCCTGAGTGAGGGTGGCCGAAGGTGTGACCGGGGCGGCAGGCAGTCCGGCTTTCTGCGTCAGGGTGTCGATGACGATCCGCAGCATGGGGCTCATGGCTTCTCCGTGAACGTAACGAACGGTCGGGGGCGGTCAGTTGGGCGAAGGGGCGGCTGGTGCGGCCTCAGCGGTTCCGGCGGTCGGCTCATCGGTTTCACAGACACGGCGTGACATCCCGGGGCCAGATGGTGGTGGTCGCGGCCCAGGACAGGCCGCTGCCGAAGGCCACCATCACCACGCGCTGGCCCTCTTTGACCGTCCCGTCCCCGGCTGCCTGCGCGAGCAGGATCGGCACGGAGGCCGCGGCGGTGTTTCCGATCGTCTCGATGTTGGAGGGCATCCGGGCAAGGGGAAAGGGCAGCGCCGCCGCCAGCGCGGTGGCGATCGCGGCGTTGGCCTGGTGGGCGATGAGCACATCGACGTCCGACAGGTCCCAGCCGACGGCCGCCGCCGCCCCGGTCGCGGCCGCCTTCATCCGGCGCACCGCGTTGCGCAGCACTTCGGCGCCGCGCAGGTGCAGATAGAGGTCGTGACCGTCGGAGGAGGGGGACCCGGCGCGCTGCCGGGAGCCGCCCGCGGGAATGGCGATGGCGTCGGCGAGGGTGCCGTCGCTGCCCCAGACGGTGGGCCCGAAGGTGGACACCTGGCCGGGGCGTGCTCCGCGCAGCACGGCGGCGCCCGCACCATCGCCGAAGATGGGGGCGGTACTGGAGTCCGCGGGGTTGACCATCGTGGACGTGCTCTCGGCGGCGATCACCAGGACGGACGCGGCGGTGCCGGTCGCGATCAGCCCTTTGGCCAGCTCACAGGCGTAGAGGAAGCCGGAACAGCCGGCGTTGATGTCGAAGGCGGCGATCCCGGTCATGCCCAGTCGGCTTGCCACCTCGGGGGCGCCCGCGGGGCAGAGCCGGTCGGGTGTGGTGGTGGCCAGGATCAGCGCGTCCACGCCTTCGGTGTGGGCGGAGGCGAGGGCGCGGGCGCCCGCTTCGGTGGCCAGATGGACGGTGGCGGCTCCGTCGCTGATGCGGTGCCGTTGCGCGATGCCGATGCGCCGCCGTACGAAGGCGTCCATCTCGGGGGCCATCAGATCCGCGTTGGTCACGATGGTGGGCGGCAGCCAGCACCCGAGACCGGCCACGGTGGTGTGGGTCATTTTTGCCCCGATCGTCTTCCTGGGTGGTGCGGTGCCGTACGGCCCTGTCCGGCCGGGGCCGCCGCGGTGCCCCGTGGTGCGGCGGCCACTCAGTTGCGTACGCCAGCGGCAGCGGCGGTTCCGACGGCGGCCGCCGGTTCCACGAGGTAGTCGCGGTCCTCCAGCGGCTGGTCGGTGAAGAAGCGCATCACCAAGTCGCTCGCCTCGTCGCGGCGTTGCATGAACACCCAGTGATCCGACTCCGCGATCGCGGCGAAGGTGCAGTTCTCGATGGTCTGCGCGAACTCGCGCTGTTCCGCCAGGGAACTGATGGTGTCGTGCTCGCCGCAGAAGACGAGGGTCGGAACGTCCCGGAGGCCGCCTTCAGGGTCGAGGTTTTCCAGGACCGACCGCTCCATCGTCGTGAATCCGTGGGCGTTGGCGGTGACGCCGCGCAGCGTCATCCGCGTCACCAACTGGCGTACGATATCGCGGTTCCTGATCGTGGCCCGCGAGTCGGCGCACAGGAACATCTCCGTCAGCACGTTGACGAAGCCCTTCGCGTCCCCACTCGCCATCCGCTGTGCTCCGCGGTTCCACAGGTCGACGAGCTTGTCGCTGATACGGACGGGGACGCCACCGAGCGCCAGCTTGGCCAGCCGTTCCGGCCGGCGCTGCGCGCAGCGGTAGGCGACGGCGGAGCCGAAGGAATACCCCAGGAAGTTGACCCGCTCCAGGCCCAGGTCGTCGATGATGACCTCGGTGACCCGGCACATCGTCTCCAGGCCCTGCTCGGGCCGAAGCGGCGTGGACTGGCCCGCGCCGGGCAGGTCCACCGAGATGAGGTCGGCGTGCGGCAGGACGTGGCGCTCCATGATGGACCAGCCGTGCATACCCTGCAGGACGCCTCCGATGACGAGGACAGGGTCGATCCGGGGGTTCTCGGCGGGCACCACCTGGTAGGAGAAGGACAGTCCGTCCAGGGACAGCGTGCGGGTGATCGCCTCGGTCACGGCTCTCCAACAGTCGTACGAAAGGGGTGAGCATCGGGTGTGGGGGCTCAGGAACGTGGGGTCCGGCAGCGGGCCGGGCCGTGGTGGTCAGCCCTGCGGCACGGCGCTGTCGCTGTCCTGGCGTTGCCGGCCGATGCCCTCCAGTGCCTCGGTGATGAGCTCGGCTGTCTGACGCAGCGTCATCTCCCCGTTGGCGAGCGAGTCGTCCAGGTGGATGCCGTAGTGGTCGGAGAGCGTCACGAACATCTCCACCTGGGCGATGGAGTCCAGTTCCAGGCTCTCGAAGGTGCGGTCGGCGGTGAGTTCACCCGCGGGGATATCGAACGCGGAGGCCAGGTAGGTGCGGACGTGGTCGAGGTGCTGCTGGGCGGGCTGGCTCATGGTGGTGGGCTCCTTCACGGCGTGGGTTTGATGTCGGGCCAGGTCAGTCCGACCGCGCCCCACACCGCGCCGCCGCCGAACGCGGTGAGCAGTGTCCTGCTCCCGCGGGGGACGGCGTCGGTCCTGATCAGGTCGTCCATGACCAGGGGAATCGAGGCGGAGGAGGTGTTGCCGACCTCGCGGATGTTGGCGAAGCGGCTGGCGGGCGGCACGCCCACCAAGTCGGCGACCTTGTCCAGGATGCGCTGGTTGGCCTGGTGCCCGATGAACGCGCCGACCGAGTCGACCGGCCATTCCAGCCGTTCGAGCAGCAGCCTGGACACCTCGGTCATACGGCGTACCGCGTGGGCGAACATGTCGGGGCCGCGCATCCGCAGGCAGCGGTCCGCCAGTTCGGCGGCGCCTTCGGGGTCGGGGCGGCGCGAGCCGCCCGCGTCGACGACGGCGAGGTCCTTCTGCGTGCCGTCACTGCCGAGGCAGACGGCCTGGACGGCACCGGGTTCGTCCGAGCCGCCGCTGCGCAGGACCGCCGCGCCGGCGCCGTCGGCGAAGACCACGGCGGTCCCCCGGTCGGCGGGGTCGGTGATCGTCGACAGCGTCTCGGCCGCCAGGACCAGCACGCAGTCCGCCGACCCCGACCGGATCCAGGCGTCGCCCACGGCCAGGCCGTAGGTGAATCCGGAGCAGGCGGCGGCGATGTCGAATGCCGGGACAGTGCCGAGGCCCAGTCGTGCAGCAACCCAGGGGGCCGTTCCCGGCGAATGGTGATCGGGTGTCGTGGTGGTCAACACCACCAGATCCACCACCGGGTCGCCCGCGCTGCGCAGAGCGGCCCGGCCCGCCTCCACCGCCAAGTCCCCGGTGCTGGTGCCCGGGTCCACCCAGTGTCTGCGCTCGATGCCCGTCCGGCTGCGGATCCACTCCGCGGTGGTGTCCAGCTCCGACAGCGGTGGATCGCCGTTCGCGATGATGCGCGGAGGCAGGAAGGACCCGATGCCGCAAACGACAGAAGCCAGGCTGGACGCCATCTGAATCCTCAATAATCGGCAGCGGCTGCGCTGGTCATTCGACATCCGTGCGCACATTTCCGGGCCCGCATGCAGTGCAACCGGGCCGCATTCTAGGAATGCCGGAACACCACTGTCAAAGACGGGAAATCCGCCCCGAATAACGGGTGATGCTCTTTTCCGGGAATAGGATTTCCCGCTTTTCCGACCCTCGCGGCGTGGCCTGTGGACACTGCTCGGCGATGATCATCGTCCGTTAATCGCTCCCGGTCCGGGCAGACGGGTCGCTACGGTGACCGTATGACCACTGACTCCGTCTCAGGCGATGACATCTCCTCGCTGCCCCGCGCCGGGTTCGCCTTCCCGGGCCCGCTGCGTGACCAACTCGTTGCGGCCATCCTCGATGGCTCCAAGACCTCCACCACCGGACTCGTGATCGATTACGAGCATGCAGGGGATCCGCTGCCGTCCATCGGGAGCCGCTCGGTGGTCGTCGATTCGGACGACCATCCGGTCGCGGTCATCGAAGTCACCGGCGTGCGTGTCGTGCCGCTCGCGGAGGTGGATTTCGCTCATGTGGTGGATGAGGGGGAAGGCGACACCAGCATCGCCGGGTGGCGGGCGAACCACGAAGGGTTCTGGCACAGCGACGAAATGCGCGCAGCCTTGGCAGACCCGGAATTCACCGTGGACGACACGACCTTGGTGGTACTGGAACGCTTCCGTCTCGTGACCGACCTTCGCGCGGCTGGCTGACCCTCCGCACGGGCCGCGCGTCTATACGGGTACGGCGTACAGTCGCTCGAAGGTGCTGACGTAGACCAGGCCGTTCGCCACGGCTGGCGTGGACGCGGCCTCGTGGGTGGGGAACCTCCACCGCTGTTCGCCGGTCGCGGCATCCACCGCGTACAGGTACTTGTCGTCGCTGGCGGTGGCGACATACACCGCCCCGTCGCCGCCGACCGCCGGTGAGGAGGGGGCGCCGCCGACCGGGAAGACCCACCGCTGGTTTCCCGTGGCAGCGTCCAACGCGTGCAGCATCTTGCCACTGCCGCAGTAGTAGACCAACCCGCCGGACACCGCCACCGAGCGACCGCCGCCGCCGGGGAATTCCCACTTCCGCTTGCCGTTGGCGGCATCCACCGCGAAGAGGCTTCCACCGGAGGTGGTGCAGTACACCACGCCGTCACCGACTACAGGCCGCTCCGAGGACACGATTCCGACGTCGGATCTCCACCGCTGCTCACCGGTGGCGGCGTCCAGCGCGTACAGCATCCCGTCACTGATCTTGCCGACGTACACCACCCCGTCAGCCACCGCCGGAGCGGCCCGGAAGGCCGTGGCGTCGGTACGGAACCTCCACCGCTGTCTGCCGTCGGTGGCGTCCACCGCGTACAGGTAGGTGTCGCCGCTGACGTAGGCCAGTCCGTCGGTCGCCCCCGGCGAATGCGCCTCCCCGCCGGTCGGGAAACTCCACCGCCGCTTGCCGGTGGCCGTGTCCACCGCGTACAACCGCTTGCCGCCGCAGACGTACACCAGCCCGCCGGACATGGCCAGTGACGAAGGCGCTTCGGCGTCCTCGACGGTGTCGAACTTCCACCGCTGCCTGCCCGTGGCGGCGTCCAGCGCGTACAGAAATGTTTCGCTGCCGCTCACGTACACCACGCCGCCGGACACCAGCGGTGTCGCGTAGATGGAGGCGCCGTCGGCGGATGTCCACCTGGGTTTGCGTCCGTCGCTCTTCACGAAGTACCAACCTGCGACGCTGAGTCCGCCTGCTGTGACGGTCCCGGCGAGGCCGAGCAGGGCCCGTCGGCGGGACACTCCGGTGGGCCCGGCGGGTACAGCCGTGTTGGGCTGGGGCGCCCGGCGGGGAGAGTGCGCGTATGCGCGGGGGCCGACGACAGGAGCGGTCTCGGGGGACGTATCAGGCGGCTGAGCAGTGGTAGCCGGAGACGTGTGGCGCGGCTGGGCATCCGTGCGGTCCTGCTCGGCGATGGTCCGCGCGGGCGGCACCGCGTCGGTGGCGGGTGGGGTGGCGCTCCGCGGTTCCGGGTCGGAGGTCCGCGCCGGTGTGGGGCGGGGTGGTGGCGAGGGTGCGGTGGTCCGCAACTGTACGGTCCGGGCGACGGCCTCCGGCATCCAATCGGCCTCGGTGGGGGCGACGGGGACGGCCCGGTCGCCTCCGGCCGACTCGGCCAGCTGGTGCAGCAGTTCGGCCGGGCTGGGCCGCCCTCCGGGGTCCTTCGTCAGACACCGTGCCACTATCGCTCGCACGGCCGCGGGCAGCCCGGTCAGGTCGGGTTCTTCGTAGACGGTACGGAAGTTCACGGCGTGCGCCGAGCCGGTGCCGAACGGCGCCGCGCCGGTGGCGGTGAACGTCAGCACCGCGCCCAGGGCGAACACGTCACAGGCCGGCCCCACCGGCCGGGCGGTCAGTTGTTCAGGGGACATGAAGCCGGGGGTACCGGGCATCACGCCGGTCCGGGTCAGCACGCTCGCCTCGCCGGCCAGCGAGATCCCGAAGTCGATCACCCTGGGCCCGTCGGCGGCCAGGAGCACGTTCGACGGCTTGAGGTCCCGGTGGACCACCCCGGCCGCGTGGATGACCTCCAGCCCTTCGGCCAAACCTGCCGCCAGCGCCAGGACGGGCTCCAGCGGCCACGGCCCGTGCGCGGCCACCGCCTCCCCCAGCGACAGCCCCGGCACGTACACCGTGGCCAGCCACGCAGGCGCCCCCTCCGGATCGGCGTCCACCACTCCTGCCGTGAAAGCCCCGTTCACCCGCCTGGCCGCAGCCACCTCACGGGCGAACCTGCGCCGGAACTCCGCGTCCTCCGCGAGCTCGGGACGCACCACCTTCACGGCCACCGCACGCCCGCCGGGCGTGCGGCCCAGGTACACCCGCCCCATCCCGCCCGCGCCCAGTCGCGCCACGATCCGGTAGCGCCCCACCTGACGCGGGTCCCCCGCTTCCAGCGCCTCGAACACCCTTACCCCACAACCCCTTTGGCCTGCCGACGGGCCGACCCTCCGGCCCGGACGGAGAGAACCCACATGATGCCCGAATCCCCACCGGCGTGAAGACGGCCCCGCGCATTGCGTAGCACGAGCGGGACACGAGGGCGACACCCCGGAGACCGACGCCTCGGCCCGCCCACGGACAAGCCGCCGCATTGAGCAGCCTCAGTGATAATCTGCTGCACTGTCGACCTGCTCAGAGCTCTTCCCAACACGCGGAGGTACGAGCGCAGATGACGGATTCGGCGGAGTTCTGGGACCGTCGGTACACCCACGGCGACCTCGGCTGGACGCTCGTACCCCATCCGCTGGCGGTCGCGGAGCTCGCGCTCGTACCGCCGGACACGTCCGCCGGGCCGAACGCGCCGGGATGCCAGGCCCTCGACCTCGGCGCGGGCGCCGGGCGCCATTCACTGTGGCTCGCCCGCCGCGGTTGGCGGGTGACGGCCGTGGACTTCTCCGCGACGGCTCTGGAGCGCACCCGGCGGCAGGCCACGGCCGAGGACCTGGAGGTGACGACCGTCCTCGCGGATCTGGCTTCCTACGAACCGCGGCAGAACGCCTTCGGCCTCGTCCTCGTCACCTACGTACACCCCGAACCGCCGCAACGGGCCGCGCTGTTGGCCCGTGCGGCCAAGGCGCTGGCTCCCGGCGGGCGGCTGGTCGTCGTCGGGCACCATCTCGACAACCTCGGCAGGGGCCTCGAAGGCCCGTCCGACCCGGAGCGGATGTTCACTCCGGAGCGCCTCTGCGCCGAGCTGCCGGATCTGCGCGTCGAACGGGCCGAGCGGGTGATCCACACCGTCACCACCGCGTCGGGCGAGCGCGAGGCGTACGCCACCGTGATCCGGGCCGATCGCGCCACCGCCGACCGCCCGGGCCGGCCCGGGTCAGAGACCGGGCTGCCGCACCACGAGCCGTACCAGGAGATTCCGTAGGGCCTCACGCTCCTCGGCGGACAGGGGGCCGAGGAACTCCTGATGGACCTCGGCCAGCACCTCCTGCGCCTCCAGCAGGCGCGCGATGCCCTGTTCGGTCAGGTGCAGGGCCGACGTCCGGCGGTCGGGGCCGCGTCTGCGCTCCATCAGCCCCGTCCCCTCCAGCTTGTCGACCAGGGCGACGATGGTCGTGCGGTCGATCCGGAGCTTGTTGCCCACAGCCCGCTGGTTCAGTCCCGGTTCGGCCGCGACGACACTCAGGACACCGAATTGACGCATCGTCACTTGAAGGGCGCACAGGTTCCGTTCGGCACATTCCGTGACCGCCTGGGCGGCCTTGCGCAGCAGGAAGCCGTGCCACTGCTGAAGCCCTTCGAACAAAGGCCGGTCCCCAACGCCGAGTTCTCCGCTCACCGTCAATTTTTCCGGCCCCCTCGGATCCGACAGCGACACTGGCTGTCTTTCAGACAGAACATCAACGCTGCCGCGGCCCGTCAAGCCTTCAACAGAGGGCACATATCCGTGACGAGCCGGACAAGTCGCCCGTAGCCTCAACTGGGTTTCCCACCAGAGCAGTTGGTTCTCGCGAGAGCCTCCCCCGCGTTGACGATTCCTCCTGCCGGTCCCATACTGACCCATCAGGGTCTCTGACTATCAGCTTCATTGATGAATCGGCCTTCGGGGACAGTCATGGAGGCAAGAGCGTGCGCAGCCGCGCCCGTCAGCAGGCCACCGGGCCGGAGGGAACACGATGAACAAGCACGCCAACCACGCCCAGGACATGCGGCTGGTCTACGCCGGGTCCTTCCTCGGCAACTTCGACCGGATCGTGATCACACCACTGCTGCTGCCCGCGTCCAAGGGGCTGGGCGTCAGCGTCTCCCACGTCACGATCGCGCTCACGGTCTATCTGCTGCTGTTCGGCCTGATGCAGCCTGTGCACGGCCTCATCTCCGACGTATACGGGCGCGTACGGGTCATGCGGGCCGCCCTGTTCGCCATGTGCGTCGCCGACCTGGTGTCCGCGCTCGCCCCCAACCTGGGCGTGCTCATCCTCGGACGCGCGCTCGCGGGCGCGTCGGCGGCCGCCCTGCTGCCCGTCATGGTGGCGTACGTGGGCGACCGGCTGCCCTTCGCCCAGCGGCAGCGGACCGTGGCGAGCGTGCTGGCGGCCGGGGCGGTCGGCACGGCCGCCGCGACCGTGGTCGCCGGTGTGTTCACCCACCTGTGGAGCTGGCGCGCGGCGATCCTGCTGGTCGCGATCTGCTCGCCGCTGCTCGCCCTCGCCTTCGGCCGTCTGCCGGAGGCCTCTGCCCCGGCGCCCAGCGGCACGAGCGTCAGGACCCGGCTCGGCATGGTCTTCCGTATCGGCTGGTTCCGGTTCCTCGTGGTGTTCGCGGTCTTCGAAGGCGCGGCCATGCTGGGCTTCTTCAACTTCTTCAACACAGCACTGCAGTCGGGCGGACACAGCGTCGTGTACGCCGGTCTCGTCACCGGCAGCTACGGACTGGCCGCGGTGGCGGGCGGCGTGGCGGTGCGCACCCTGGGCAACCGGGTGTCGGCGGCGACCCATTTCGCCGTCGGCAGCGTCCTGCTCGGCGTGGGCTATCTGGTCTGCGTGCCCGCCCAGTCGATGGTGACCGTGCTGGCGGGCAGTGTGCTGTCCGGGCTCGCCTTCGCGCTGGTCCAGTCGACCGTGCAGACCTGGGGAACCGAGGTCGCGCCGCCCCAAGTACGCGGCATCGCCACCTCGTTGGTGGCGTGCGCGGTGTACACCGGGGCCGCGCTCAGTACGTATCTGGTGAGCGGGCTGGCGGACGACGAGCACTTCGGCACGCTCTTCGCGATCGCCGCCGCCGTCACCCTGCCCGTCGCCCTCGTCGGCCCGGTAGCCCGCGCGCGGTTCTCGGCCGCGCTGGTGGGGCGCCGCGAGCAGCCGCCCCACCCGGCCGAGGCGCCGCCGGCCCGTCCCGCCGGCCAGAACCCGTAGCGGCCCGGCCGGGGTTCGGGGCCGTCACGCGGCCACGGTGTCCCACGTCATCTGCGACGAAGGGCGGCGGGGGCGCTGAGGTGCGCGCTCGGCGAGCGTCGCCATCCAGGCGCCGATCTCCCGCAGCTCCTTGCGCCCGAGGGCGGCCCGTACGCGCGGGAACCAGCGGTGGTCCTCGGCGTCCATATGCCGTTCGACGATGTCCATCAGCAGCCGGGCCTTGGCATCGAAGCCGACGGCGTCGGGACGCATGTCGTACAGCTCGGCGGCCAGCACGTCGGCGATGTGGTGTTCCTCCGTGAAATCCAGGATGTCCGGCTCGGTCTCCGGGACGAGGATGCCGACGCGCGGATACATGCCCTCCCGCTCGATGTACGTGTACACGGTCAGCGCACGGAGGAAGGGCCCTATCAGCGAGGCGTCCCGCTCGGCTCGATAGGAGTGGATCAGCCGCCTGATCTCCTTGTGGCCTTCCCTCAGCATCACGATCGCGTCGGTGGACATGGGCAGCTCCCTGAGGCACAGGACTCACTTCCGTCCAGCCCCATACCCGGCGAACCGGATGATCACGCACCGCTTTTCGGGGCGG encodes the following:
- a CDS encoding alpha/beta fold hydrolase — translated: MHATDVDADTFTETGIRDHEIAWPSASYPCRVVTPRATTGEPLLVLGGGLQNRHSWARLERHLAPHRTVLIPDLPPARSPGQARASLSWDDLTAAALSAVDQLSVPRFAVLAVSSGYPIGYRLAQRHPDRVTRLMLFGAAPHPSPRLTALIHEGLRREAAPTPADSPAARRRTAAELVDVLTNTRAAEHHLLIKAAARVMLDQLTASPHDPLVRYVFDRGFLLLRDPLPAGGISGVPALVGVGEHDTATTVEDNRAVAATIPGATFLVMRNADHLLHLERDADFAAALTRFLHGAPLDDLPDCTAEIIP
- a CDS encoding acyl carrier protein; the encoded protein is MSPMLRIVIDTLTQKAGLPAAPVTPSATLTQAGVDSMAIAVLAMVLEDDHGVVITETDLSGNSTIADLAAFIERHQAANA
- a CDS encoding 3-oxoacyl-ACP synthase III family protein — its product is MTHTTVAGLGCWLPPTIVTNADLMAPEMDAFVRRRIGIAQRHRISDGAATVHLATEAGARALASAHTEGVDALILATTTPDRLCPAGAPEVASRLGMTGIAAFDINAGCSGFLYACELAKGLIATGTAASVLVIAAESTSTMVNPADSSTAPIFGDGAGAAVLRGARPGQVSTFGPTVWGSDGTLADAIAIPAGGSRQRAGSPSSDGHDLYLHLRGAEVLRNAVRRMKAAATGAAAAVGWDLSDVDVLIAHQANAAIATALAAALPFPLARMPSNIETIGNTAAASVPILLAQAAGDGTVKEGQRVVMVAFGSGLSWAATTTIWPRDVTPCL
- a CDS encoding alpha/beta fold hydrolase → MTEAITRTLSLDGLSFSYQVVPAENPRIDPVLVIGGVLQGMHGWSIMERHVLPHADLISVDLPGAGQSTPLRPEQGLETMCRVTEVIIDDLGLERVNFLGYSFGSAVAYRCAQRRPERLAKLALGGVPVRISDKLVDLWNRGAQRMASGDAKGFVNVLTEMFLCADSRATIRNRDIVRQLVTRMTLRGVTANAHGFTTMERSVLENLDPEGGLRDVPTLVFCGEHDTISSLAEQREFAQTIENCTFAAIAESDHWVFMQRRDEASDLVMRFFTDQPLEDRDYLVEPAAAVGTAAAAGVRN
- a CDS encoding acyl carrier protein: MSQPAQQHLDHVRTYLASAFDIPAGELTADRTFESLELDSIAQVEMFVTLSDHYGIHLDDSLANGEMTLRQTAELITEALEGIGRQRQDSDSAVPQG
- a CDS encoding beta-ketoacyl-ACP synthase 3, which produces MASSLASVVCGIGSFLPPRIIANGDPPLSELDTTAEWIRSRTGIERRHWVDPGTSTGDLAVEAGRAALRSAGDPVVDLVVLTTTTPDHHSPGTAPWVAARLGLGTVPAFDIAAACSGFTYGLAVGDAWIRSGSADCVLVLAAETLSTITDPADRGTAVVFADGAGAAVLRSGGSDEPGAVQAVCLGSDGTQKDLAVVDAGGSRRPDPEGAAELADRCLRMRGPDMFAHAVRRMTEVSRLLLERLEWPVDSVGAFIGHQANQRILDKVADLVGVPPASRFANIREVGNTSSASIPLVMDDLIRTDAVPRGSRTLLTAFGGGAVWGAVGLTWPDIKPTP
- a CDS encoding ASCH domain-containing protein — its product is MTTDSVSGDDISSLPRAGFAFPGPLRDQLVAAILDGSKTSTTGLVIDYEHAGDPLPSIGSRSVVVDSDDHPVAVIEVTGVRVVPLAEVDFAHVVDEGEGDTSIAGWRANHEGFWHSDEMRAALADPEFTVDDTTLVVLERFRLVTDLRAAG
- a CDS encoding serine/threonine-protein kinase, whose protein sequence is MFEALEAGDPRQVGRYRIVARLGAGGMGRVYLGRTPGGRAVAVKVVRPELAEDAEFRRRFAREVAAARRVNGAFTAGVVDADPEGAPAWLATVYVPGLSLGEAVAAHGPWPLEPVLALAAGLAEGLEVIHAAGVVHRDLKPSNVLLAADGPRVIDFGISLAGEASVLTRTGVMPGTPGFMSPEQLTARPVGPACDVFALGAVLTFTATGAAPFGTGSAHAVNFRTVYEEPDLTGLPAAVRAIVARCLTKDPGGRPSPAELLHQLAESAGGDRAVPVAPTEADWMPEAVARTVQLRTTAPSPPPRPTPARTSDPEPRSATPPATDAVPPARTIAEQDRTDAQPRHTSPATTAQPPDTSPETAPVVGPRAYAHSPRRAPQPNTAVPAGPTGVSRRRALLGLAGTVTAGGLSVAGWYFVKSDGRKPRWTSADGASIYATPLVSGGVVYVSGSETFLYALDAATGRQRWKFDTVEDAEAPSSLAMSGGLVYVCGGKRLYAVDTATGKRRWSFPTGGEAHSPGATDGLAYVSGDTYLYAVDATDGRQRWRFRTDATAFRAAPAVADGVVYVGKISDGMLYALDAATGEQRWRSDVGIVSSERPVVGDGVVYCTTSGGSLFAVDAANGKRKWEFPGGGGRSVAVSGGLVYYCGSGKMLHALDAATGNQRWVFPVGGAPSSPAVGGDGAVYVATASDDKYLYAVDAATGEQRWRFPTHEAASTPAVANGLVYVSTFERLYAVPV
- a CDS encoding class I SAM-dependent methyltransferase, whose translation is MTDSAEFWDRRYTHGDLGWTLVPHPLAVAELALVPPDTSAGPNAPGCQALDLGAGAGRHSLWLARRGWRVTAVDFSATALERTRRQATAEDLEVTTVLADLASYEPRQNAFGLVLVTYVHPEPPQRAALLARAAKALAPGGRLVVVGHHLDNLGRGLEGPSDPERMFTPERLCAELPDLRVERAERVIHTVTTASGEREAYATVIRADRATADRPGRPGSETGLPHHEPYQEIP
- a CDS encoding MarR family winged helix-turn-helix transcriptional regulator, whose protein sequence is MFEGLQQWHGFLLRKAAQAVTECAERNLCALQVTMRQFGVLSVVAAEPGLNQRAVGNKLRIDRTTIVALVDKLEGTGLMERRRGPDRRTSALHLTEQGIARLLEAQEVLAEVHQEFLGPLSAEEREALRNLLVRLVVRQPGL
- a CDS encoding MFS transporter, which codes for MNKHANHAQDMRLVYAGSFLGNFDRIVITPLLLPASKGLGVSVSHVTIALTVYLLLFGLMQPVHGLISDVYGRVRVMRAALFAMCVADLVSALAPNLGVLILGRALAGASAAALLPVMVAYVGDRLPFAQRQRTVASVLAAGAVGTAAATVVAGVFTHLWSWRAAILLVAICSPLLALAFGRLPEASAPAPSGTSVRTRLGMVFRIGWFRFLVVFAVFEGAAMLGFFNFFNTALQSGGHSVVYAGLVTGSYGLAAVAGGVAVRTLGNRVSAATHFAVGSVLLGVGYLVCVPAQSMVTVLAGSVLSGLAFALVQSTVQTWGTEVAPPQVRGIATSLVACAVYTGAALSTYLVSGLADDEHFGTLFAIAAAVTLPVALVGPVARARFSAALVGRREQPPHPAEAPPARPAGQNP
- a CDS encoding hemerythrin domain-containing protein, with the protein product MSTDAIVMLREGHKEIRRLIHSYRAERDASLIGPFLRALTVYTYIEREGMYPRVGILVPETEPDILDFTEEHHIADVLAAELYDMRPDAVGFDAKARLLMDIVERHMDAEDHRWFPRVRAALGRKELREIGAWMATLAERAPQRPRRPSSQMTWDTVAA